The following proteins are co-located in the Maridesulfovibrio sp. genome:
- a CDS encoding AAA family ATPase, which produces MLIEKIKLSELLSFPPDSDWIPLDKLNVIIGPNGAGKSNLIEAISLLQSTPEDFTSPIRKGGGAKEWIWKKRNGQRATIEAIIPKENLRYAKNIHYKIEFTESGQRVEITDEKIEEEKPAAGESTPYFYYSIQNGIPIINNNSTTGPRRLERDSVNPEQSILAQRRDPEQYPELTWLGDEFRQIKIYDTWEFGRFTELRRQQPADGKTNFLDEDCLNLGLILNNFRGKPEVKRKVKEYLAKFCPSATDIESIIEGNGVRIFLEEGDLSTPANRLSDGTIRFLCLLAILCHPTPPSLICIEEPEMGLHPDAIVLLKDLLIEASEHTQIIITTHSDILIDALSETPEYVMVCEKAEGKTKIIRLDRLNLKSWLENYSLGDLWINGYLGGTL; this is translated from the coding sequence ATGCTCATAGAAAAAATCAAACTATCAGAACTACTCAGTTTCCCGCCTGACTCAGACTGGATTCCGCTCGACAAACTTAATGTTATTATTGGCCCCAACGGAGCAGGAAAATCAAATTTAATTGAAGCTATCTCTCTTTTACAGTCGACTCCGGAAGACTTCACATCCCCAATTCGCAAGGGAGGAGGTGCTAAAGAATGGATATGGAAAAAGAGAAACGGACAACGGGCTACTATAGAAGCAATTATTCCAAAAGAGAATTTACGATATGCTAAAAACATCCATTACAAAATTGAATTCACTGAATCAGGACAACGAGTTGAAATAACCGATGAAAAAATCGAAGAAGAAAAACCTGCTGCAGGAGAAAGCACCCCTTATTTCTACTACAGCATTCAAAATGGAATCCCCATTATAAACAACAACTCAACTACTGGACCACGCAGACTGGAAAGAGATTCTGTTAACCCTGAACAATCGATTCTTGCCCAAAGAAGAGACCCGGAACAATATCCAGAACTGACATGGCTAGGTGATGAATTCCGCCAGATTAAAATATATGACACATGGGAATTCGGCAGATTTACCGAACTACGCAGACAACAACCAGCTGATGGAAAGACTAACTTTCTTGATGAAGACTGCTTAAATTTAGGACTTATTTTAAATAATTTTAGAGGAAAACCAGAAGTAAAACGTAAGGTAAAAGAATATCTAGCTAAGTTCTGTCCTTCAGCAACAGACATAGAGTCGATAATAGAAGGCAACGGAGTTAGAATCTTTCTCGAAGAAGGAGATTTATCCACCCCTGCGAATAGGTTATCTGATGGAACAATTCGTTTTTTATGTTTACTCGCTATTCTGTGCCACCCAACCCCACCTTCACTCATCTGCATTGAAGAACCGGAAATGGGCCTGCACCCTGACGCAATAGTGCTGCTTAAAGATTTATTAATTGAAGCATCTGAACACACTCAAATAATTATAACGACACACTCAGACATACTTATCGACGCCTTAAGTGAAACACCGGAATATGTCATGGTATGTGAAAAGGCAGAAGGCAAAACAAAGATAATCCGTCTGGATAGGTTAAATCTAAAATCATGGCTTGAAAATTACTCTCTGGGAGACCTCTGGATCAATGGCTACTTAGGAGGAACCCTGTGA
- a CDS encoding DUF4276 family protein, with protein sequence MSTIMVFVEGGALRNKQLNIDCRRAFKVFFKKYGIADNKIKVIACGSRQFAYRDFCIEISQAKEPKHIILLVDSEKHVEKKHRYKPWDHFKEREGDKHWQKPTQADDNSAQLMVQCMEAWFMADKTALKEYYKKNFKVTVLPTSQDIENIDKKILYSSLEKATKDTQKGKYSKGNHSFKILAEINPVNVKDKSSWAERLLEHLKELCP encoded by the coding sequence GTGAGCACTATCATGGTTTTTGTAGAAGGCGGAGCTTTAAGAAATAAACAATTAAACATTGACTGCCGCAGAGCTTTTAAAGTTTTTTTCAAAAAATACGGAATAGCTGACAATAAAATAAAAGTAATTGCATGCGGGTCGCGTCAATTTGCATACAGAGATTTTTGCATAGAAATAAGTCAAGCAAAAGAACCGAAACATATCATCCTTTTAGTGGACAGTGAAAAGCATGTAGAAAAGAAGCACAGATATAAACCATGGGATCATTTCAAGGAGCGAGAGGGGGACAAGCACTGGCAAAAACCAACGCAGGCAGATGATAACTCTGCGCAACTTATGGTCCAATGTATGGAAGCGTGGTTTATGGCTGATAAGACAGCATTAAAAGAGTACTATAAAAAAAATTTTAAAGTAACCGTACTCCCAACCAGCCAAGACATTGAAAATATCGACAAAAAGATCCTTTATTCTTCACTAGAAAAAGCCACAAAGGACACACAAAAAGGGAAATATAGTAAAGGCAACCATTCTTTTAAAATTTTGGCCGAAATAAACCCTGTCAATGTTAAAGACAAATCATCGTGGGCCGAGCGACTTTTAGAACATTTAAAAGAACTCTGTCCTTAA